A single genomic interval of Litoreibacter ponti harbors:
- a CDS encoding twin-arginine translocation pathway signal, with translation MKTPFYNRRSFLISAGLYSAAASTGLMSAAHAQSGFVPTKTMRGGSNNYRPNAPLVDKLGDGFLMSGKVLRAGDGAPLKGVRIQIWAATTLGGEREPRNHGSVLTASDGSYQLEMPQIVPNFGQPHAHLAYDDGDFQTVFLRPVMPSARDTSLTADFVLAPA, from the coding sequence ATGAAAACGCCTTTCTACAACCGTCGCTCGTTTCTTATCTCTGCCGGGCTGTACTCCGCCGCTGCCAGCACGGGGCTGATGAGCGCCGCCCATGCCCAATCGGGCTTTGTTCCGACCAAGACAATGCGGGGTGGCTCCAACAACTACCGCCCGAATGCGCCGCTGGTCGACAAGCTCGGGGATGGGTTCCTGATGAGCGGCAAGGTGCTGCGCGCCGGCGATGGCGCACCGCTGAAGGGCGTGCGTATCCAGATATGGGCCGCGACGACGCTGGGCGGCGAGCGCGAGCCGCGCAACCATGGCAGCGTTCTGACCGCGAGCGATGGCAGCTACCAGCTTGAGATGCCGCAGATCGTGCCGAATTTCGGCCAACCCCACGCGCATCTTGCCTACGACGATGGCGACTTCCAGACCGTGTTCCTGCGCCCGGTCATGCCAAGCGCGCGCGACACCAGCCTGACCGCCGATTTCGTGCTGGCGCCCGCCTGA
- a CDS encoding DMT family transporter: MNPNAKGALLALVAFGIFSTHDVIIKVLGGTYSPIQVLFFSVLLSFPLATLWLLRDTTSDTLLPKHPYWMVARTVAAVITGFSAFYAFSVLPLAQVYAIIFASPLLITILAIPVLGEKVRLRRWIAVLVGLSGVMVVLQPTQTELSLGHIAALAAAVGGATASVIVRKIGRDERTVVIMLYPMMANFLVMGSLLPLVYVPMPIEDLGRIAVIAVFAWIAGRFLIAAYNSGEAVIVAPMQYSQILWASLYGALFFDEFPDMNTIIGSSIIIASGLYIVLRESRSEGSETPVLRTRSRPETGIAPRISMSIWRSERKK; encoded by the coding sequence ATGAACCCGAACGCCAAAGGTGCACTGCTTGCCCTCGTGGCGTTTGGGATATTCTCGACCCATGACGTGATCATCAAAGTTTTGGGCGGGACCTATTCGCCCATCCAGGTCCTGTTCTTCTCGGTTCTGCTGAGCTTCCCGCTCGCGACGCTGTGGCTCTTGCGCGATACGACCTCTGACACCCTTCTGCCGAAACACCCCTACTGGATGGTCGCGCGCACGGTCGCGGCGGTCATCACCGGGTTTTCGGCGTTTTATGCCTTCTCCGTGCTGCCCTTGGCGCAGGTCTACGCGATCATCTTCGCCTCTCCCTTGCTGATCACCATCCTCGCAATCCCCGTCTTGGGCGAGAAGGTCCGCCTGCGCCGCTGGATCGCCGTACTGGTGGGCCTGAGTGGCGTTATGGTCGTCCTGCAACCGACCCAGACAGAGCTGAGCCTTGGTCACATCGCGGCCTTGGCCGCAGCGGTGGGCGGGGCGACGGCCTCCGTGATCGTGCGCAAGATCGGGCGAGATGAGCGCACGGTGGTTATCATGCTCTATCCGATGATGGCGAATTTCCTGGTGATGGGCAGCCTGTTGCCGCTGGTTTACGTCCCGATGCCAATCGAGGATCTCGGGCGGATCGCCGTTATCGCGGTCTTCGCATGGATCGCCGGGCGCTTCCTGATCGCGGCCTACAATTCGGGCGAGGCCGTCATCGTCGCGCCAATGCAATACAGCCAGATCCTCTGGGCGTCGCTCTACGGCGCGCTGTTTTTCGACGAGTTCCCGGATATGAACACGATCATTGGCTCGTCGATTATCATCGCAAGCGGTCTATACATCGTGCTGCGCGAAAGCCGCTCCGAAGGGTCGGAGACGCCGGTGCTGCGCACCCGCTCGCGACCGGAGACGGGGATCGCCCCGCGCATCAGCATGTCGATCTGGCGCAGCGAGCGGAAGAAATAG
- a CDS encoding ABC transporter ATP-binding protein produces MAVAFLFMVIEGSTLGALSYMLQPMFDLVFVEGRESAIWWVGIGIFSLFVIRGVTGIIHKTLLTRVSYLASTEVQVDLLEHTLTLDNAFHSQTSPGAMIERVQGDVTSIQHLWNLILISAGRDVIALISLMGVAIFIDWKWTLVAIIGAPLLIVPSLIVQRYVRRKSLQLRDIAGKRTTRLDEVFHGITPVKLNRMEGYQTARFADLSGTWVRAMIKTVAGQSSVPALVDVAVGLGFFCVLLFGAPEIISGEKTIGQFMSFFTAMSLAFQPMRRLGGVLGHWEMMIASLSRIFGLFDMKPTVIDTNTAEKPLAAPSISIEGAELSYGDNPVLTGLSFEVDAGTTVALVGPSGAGKSTVFNVLTRLVDPAEGVVKIGGIDIKELPLSQLRGLFSVVSQDALLFDETLRENILLGRTDIDEETLQKVLDDAHVSDFLKSFPDGLETEAGPRGSNLSGGQRQRIAIARALLRDTPILLLDEATSALDAESEKVVQTALERLSKGRTTLVIAHRLSTVREADQIIVMDHGRVAEKGTHAELLALNNIYARLHELQFKTGTAPFTGDVPQPILDAQVEAQQPGPVRNFLNRFFGRAS; encoded by the coding sequence ATGGCGGTCGCGTTCCTGTTCATGGTGATCGAGGGCTCCACCTTGGGCGCGCTCAGCTACATGTTGCAGCCGATGTTCGATTTGGTCTTCGTGGAAGGGCGTGAAAGCGCGATCTGGTGGGTCGGCATCGGCATCTTCAGCCTGTTCGTGATCCGCGGTGTCACCGGCATTATCCACAAGACGCTTCTGACGCGTGTGTCCTATCTGGCCTCCACCGAAGTACAGGTGGATTTGCTGGAGCACACCCTGACGCTCGACAACGCGTTTCATTCACAGACCTCGCCAGGCGCGATGATCGAACGAGTGCAGGGGGATGTCACCTCGATCCAGCACCTGTGGAACCTGATCCTGATCAGTGCGGGCCGGGATGTGATCGCCCTCATCTCCCTGATGGGCGTCGCCATCTTCATCGATTGGAAATGGACGCTCGTCGCCATCATCGGGGCGCCACTTCTCATCGTTCCGAGCCTTATCGTCCAGCGCTATGTCCGCCGCAAATCCCTGCAGCTGCGCGATATTGCGGGCAAGCGGACCACTCGGCTCGACGAGGTCTTTCACGGCATCACGCCCGTGAAGCTGAACCGCATGGAAGGCTACCAAACGGCGCGTTTCGCTGACCTCTCCGGCACATGGGTCCGCGCGATGATCAAGACGGTCGCAGGGCAATCAAGCGTTCCTGCCCTGGTGGACGTTGCCGTGGGTCTTGGGTTCTTCTGTGTGCTGCTCTTCGGTGCACCCGAGATCATCTCCGGCGAGAAAACCATCGGGCAGTTCATGAGCTTCTTCACGGCTATGTCGCTCGCGTTCCAGCCCATGCGACGGCTTGGCGGCGTGCTGGGTCACTGGGAAATGATGATCGCAAGCCTGTCGCGGATTTTCGGGCTTTTCGACATGAAGCCGACAGTTATCGACACTAACACTGCGGAAAAGCCGCTTGCCGCGCCCAGTATTTCGATCGAAGGCGCAGAGCTGAGCTATGGGGACAACCCGGTTCTTACCGGTCTGAGCTTCGAGGTGGACGCGGGCACAACGGTGGCCCTGGTCGGTCCTTCCGGCGCGGGCAAGAGCACGGTGTTCAACGTCCTGACCCGGCTGGTCGATCCCGCAGAGGGCGTGGTCAAAATCGGTGGTATCGACATCAAGGAGCTGCCGCTGAGCCAGCTGCGCGGGTTGTTCTCGGTGGTCTCTCAGGACGCCTTGCTATTCGATGAAACCTTGCGCGAGAACATCCTGCTGGGCCGCACCGATATCGACGAAGAGACGCTGCAAAAGGTCCTCGACGATGCCCATGTCAGCGATTTCCTGAAGAGCTTTCCGGACGGGTTGGAGACAGAGGCAGGGCCGCGCGGCTCGAACCTGTCGGGCGGCCAGCGCCAGCGCATCGCCATCGCACGCGCGCTTTTGCGTGACACGCCGATCCTGCTGCTGGACGAGGCCACAAGCGCGCTTGATGCAGAATCCGAGAAGGTCGTTCAGACCGCGCTGGAGCGACTGTCCAAGGGGCGCACAACGCTCGTCATTGCACACCGCCTGTCCACCGTGCGCGAGGCGGATCAGATCATCGTCATGGACCACGGGCGGGTGGCCGAAAAGGGCACGCACGCGGAGCTGCTCGCGCTCAACAATATCTACGCCCGGCTACATGAGCTTCAATTCAAGACCGGGACCGCGCCGTTCACCGGCGACGTGCCGCAACCGATCCTGGATGCGCAGGTCGAAGCGCAGCAGCCCGGCCCGGTCCGTAACTTCCTCAATCGTTTCTTTGGGCGCGCGAGCTAG
- a CDS encoding ferric reductase-like transmembrane domain-containing protein, whose product MSRPPALTAWLALCFVLAGPVVIAALNPLLAYRGPEYIIGGFAGILALSLLTFQPLLAAGYLPGLATPKGRRWHKWTGIALIALVVLHVVGLYLTSAPDTLDALLLVSPTPFSIYGVSAMWAVFATAILVRLRRRLRPSVWRWVHNGLSAFIVVATVIHAVQIEGAMGQTSKYLACAAALLATATALIHLRVIAPLRR is encoded by the coding sequence ATGTCCCGGCCCCCGGCTCTGACAGCGTGGCTTGCGCTGTGCTTCGTGCTTGCGGGACCGGTCGTGATCGCAGCATTGAACCCACTTCTGGCCTATCGCGGGCCGGAATACATCATTGGCGGGTTCGCGGGCATTCTCGCCTTGTCCCTGCTGACGTTTCAACCCTTGTTGGCGGCCGGCTACCTGCCCGGCCTCGCCACGCCCAAGGGACGGCGATGGCACAAGTGGACAGGAATCGCCCTGATCGCGTTGGTCGTTCTACATGTTGTTGGACTATATCTGACAAGCGCGCCCGACACGCTGGACGCGTTGCTGCTGGTCTCGCCCACACCCTTCTCGATCTACGGTGTGTCTGCGATGTGGGCAGTGTTTGCGACCGCGATCCTAGTTCGGCTTCGGCGGCGGCTGCGCCCTTCGGTCTGGCGCTGGGTGCATAATGGACTATCTGCTTTCATCGTGGTCGCCACGGTGATCCATGCGGTCCAGATCGAGGGGGCGATGGGCCAGACCTCGAAATACCTCGCTTGCGCGGCAGCCCTTCTTGCCACCGCGACGGCTCTTATCCATTTGCGCGTGATCGCGCCGCTCAGACGTTGA
- a CDS encoding Coenzyme F420 hydrogenase/dehydrogenase, beta subunit C-terminal domain, which translates to MTSGFSAPDLPAPAARGMCTDCGLSRMGIEKSCGTACQFIQPDYPTAEARIHGRARRHDEQFFGPVEAMHKAALKKPREGAQWTGLTTRLAQRLLETGAVDAVLCVGPDPEDRWKPRPILVTEPQGMIEARGMRMGYAPVLALLEPAEKAGHKRIAMIGIPCQVYALRQIEAQLGFERIYVIGTPCSDNTTTENFHDFLSRLSDAPETIRYLEFKPDFHVELRFDDGRRQDIPFLKLPLSDLDPDFFPLTCRTCVDYTNALADITVGYMAGEGEQWLIVRNGRGREMLDALGSEVKLSPVGTRGRRKGSVTGFMENTKRAAGGLPLRRMPDFMRGFMGWLMPKIGPRGLEFAKARLEMKAIETVLHLRRHHPKRMKHMVPRHVWSLVAPYGLAPEDGEQHESPAE; encoded by the coding sequence ATGACCTCTGGCTTCAGCGCACCTGATCTGCCCGCTCCCGCTGCCCGCGGGATGTGCACGGATTGTGGCCTATCGCGCATGGGTATCGAGAAATCCTGTGGCACGGCGTGCCAGTTCATTCAACCGGACTACCCGACAGCCGAGGCGCGCATCCACGGCCGCGCGCGGCGTCACGACGAACAGTTCTTCGGGCCGGTCGAGGCGATGCACAAGGCCGCCCTCAAGAAGCCGCGCGAAGGCGCACAATGGACGGGGCTGACCACGCGGCTTGCCCAGCGACTTTTGGAAACCGGCGCGGTGGATGCCGTTCTCTGTGTCGGGCCCGACCCGGAGGATCGCTGGAAGCCCCGACCGATCCTCGTCACCGAGCCCCAAGGCATGATCGAAGCGAGGGGCATGCGGATGGGGTATGCGCCGGTTTTGGCTTTGTTAGAGCCTGCGGAAAAGGCTGGACACAAACGCATCGCGATGATCGGCATCCCGTGCCAGGTCTACGCTCTGCGCCAGATCGAGGCGCAGCTGGGCTTCGAGCGGATTTATGTCATCGGCACGCCCTGCTCCGACAACACAACGACCGAGAACTTTCACGACTTCCTCTCCCGCCTCTCTGACGCGCCGGAAACGATCAGGTATCTCGAGTTCAAGCCCGACTTCCATGTCGAGCTGCGCTTCGATGATGGCCGTCGGCAGGACATACCGTTTCTGAAACTGCCCCTCTCCGACCTCGACCCGGATTTCTTTCCGCTGACCTGTAGGACGTGTGTGGACTACACCAATGCATTGGCGGATATCACGGTGGGCTACATGGCGGGCGAGGGCGAGCAATGGCTGATCGTACGCAATGGGCGCGGCCGGGAAATGCTGGATGCGCTTGGGTCCGAGGTGAAGCTGTCGCCGGTTGGAACGCGCGGCAGGCGGAAAGGCTCCGTCACCGGGTTCATGGAGAACACCAAGCGCGCGGCGGGCGGGCTACCTTTGCGCCGGATGCCAGATTTCATGCGTGGCTTCATGGGCTGGCTGATGCCGAAGATCGGGCCGCGCGGGCTGGAGTTTGCCAAGGCGCGCTTGGAGATGAAAGCGATCGAGACCGTTTTGCATTTGCGCCGCCACCACCCGAAACGGATGAAGCACATGGTGCCGCGGCATGTCTGGTCACTCGTCGCGCCTTACGGGCTTGCGCCAGAAGATGGCGAACAGCACGAGAGCCCAGCCGAGTAG
- a CDS encoding glycosyltransferase family 4 protein, with protein sequence MAPVFVTNFNRNFTGVSATAAGVVRAQGDEVVLVGEPLPGCPDPITLKQAREMSRTPPAGKPFAIWHVRRNTEMRAALWTRDVLRLPIKIVFTSAAQRRHSAFPRWLISRMDAVIATTELAASFVPHVRAVVPHGVDTQRFHPAQDRGAAWNETGFPGSIGLATIGRIRPEKGTDLFVDTMLRILPHHPNATALVIGRAGRGDQAFLSALKRQIDAAGLADRLRFIGEIEPERLPALIRALSLLVPLPRYEGYGMTPLEAMASGVPFVASDTGYFRAFSDDGRAGHVVALEDVDAAAHAVNSLLADPDQLGSLSKSAVEVARAQYGIETEVAGINAVYETLWSEG encoded by the coding sequence ATGGCCCCTGTGTTCGTCACCAATTTCAACCGCAACTTTACCGGTGTGTCCGCAACGGCCGCCGGAGTGGTGCGCGCGCAAGGCGATGAGGTCGTGCTGGTGGGCGAGCCGCTGCCCGGGTGTCCCGATCCCATTACCCTGAAACAGGCGCGGGAGATGTCCCGTACCCCTCCCGCAGGCAAGCCGTTCGCGATCTGGCATGTGCGACGCAACACCGAGATGCGCGCGGCGCTCTGGACCCGGGACGTGCTGCGGTTGCCAATTAAGATTGTATTCACCTCCGCCGCGCAGCGACGGCATTCTGCATTTCCGCGTTGGCTGATCTCGCGCATGGACGCGGTCATTGCCACGACCGAGCTGGCCGCAAGCTTCGTGCCCCATGTCCGCGCGGTGGTGCCGCACGGCGTCGACACGCAGCGCTTCCATCCCGCTCAAGACCGGGGGGCGGCTTGGAATGAAACCGGATTCCCCGGCTCGATTGGCCTTGCCACGATTGGCAGGATCAGACCCGAAAAGGGCACCGACCTGTTTGTCGACACGATGCTTCGGATCTTGCCGCACCACCCAAATGCGACAGCCCTCGTGATTGGGCGGGCCGGGCGTGGGGATCAGGCCTTTCTGAGCGCACTCAAACGCCAGATCGACGCGGCGGGTCTCGCGGATCGATTACGATTTATTGGTGAAATAGAGCCTGAACGCCTGCCTGCGCTCATCCGCGCTTTGAGCCTGCTGGTTCCGCTGCCACGATACGAGGGATACGGCATGACCCCGTTGGAGGCGATGGCCTCCGGCGTGCCGTTCGTGGCCTCCGACACGGGATACTTCCGGGCATTCTCGGATGATGGCCGCGCAGGGCATGTCGTAGCGTTGGAGGACGTGGATGCAGCCGCGCATGCCGTGAATAGCCTCTTGGCCGATCCCGATCAGTTGGGCAGTCTGTCGAAGAGCGCCGTCGAGGTCGCGCGTGCTCAATACGGCATCGAGACCGAGGTCGCGGGAATCAACGCGGTCTACGAGACACTTTGGAGCGAAGGTTGA
- the leuB gene encoding 3-isopropylmalate dehydrogenase — protein MSNPSILILPGDGIGPEVMSQVERIIEWFGDKRGLKFDVETDLVGGAAYDNHGTPLADETMARALEVDAVLLGAVGGPKYDDLDFSVKPERGLLRLRKEMDLFSNLRPAQCFDALADFSSLKKDVVAGLDIMIVRELTSGVYFGEPRGIHKEGNERVGINTQRYTESEIARVARSAFELARKRNNKVCSMEKANVMESGILWRDVVTEIHQAEYPDVELSHMYADNGAMQLVRAPKQFDVIVTDNLFGDVLSDCAAMLTGSLGMLPSASLGAPDANGRPKALYEPVHGSAPDITGQGKANPIACILSFAMALRYSFDQSDEATRLEKAVEKVLADGVRTADLMGPEGGSPVSTTEMGDVILEALDASL, from the coding sequence TTCGATGTGGAGACCGATCTGGTCGGCGGCGCGGCCTATGACAACCACGGCACGCCCTTGGCGGACGAGACGATGGCGCGCGCGCTGGAAGTCGACGCCGTTCTGCTCGGCGCCGTCGGTGGCCCGAAGTATGACGATCTGGACTTCTCGGTGAAGCCGGAGCGCGGCCTGCTGCGCCTGCGCAAAGAGATGGATTTGTTCTCGAACCTGCGCCCGGCGCAGTGCTTTGACGCGCTGGCGGATTTCTCTTCGCTGAAGAAGGACGTGGTCGCGGGTCTTGATATCATGATCGTGCGCGAGCTGACCTCCGGGGTCTACTTTGGCGAGCCGCGCGGCATCCACAAGGAAGGCAACGAGCGCGTCGGCATCAACACGCAGCGCTACACCGAGAGCGAGATCGCCCGTGTCGCGCGCTCGGCCTTCGAGCTGGCTCGTAAGCGAAACAACAAGGTCTGCTCGATGGAGAAGGCCAATGTGATGGAATCGGGCATCCTGTGGCGCGATGTGGTGACCGAAATTCATCAGGCGGAATACCCGGATGTCGAGCTGTCGCACATGTATGCCGATAACGGCGCGATGCAGCTGGTGCGTGCGCCCAAGCAGTTCGATGTCATCGTGACCGATAACCTGTTTGGCGATGTGCTGTCGGATTGCGCCGCGATGCTGACCGGATCGCTTGGCATGCTGCCCTCCGCCTCGCTCGGCGCACCGGATGCCAATGGTCGCCCCAAAGCACTGTATGAGCCGGTGCACGGCTCTGCGCCCGACATCACCGGGCAGGGCAAGGCCAACCCGATCGCCTGCATCCTGAGCTTTGCTATGGCGCTGCGTTATTCGTTCGATCAGAGCGACGAGGCGACCAGGCTTGAGAAGGCCGTCGAGAAGGTACTGGCCGACGGTGTACGCACCGCCGATCTGATGGGCCCAGAGGGCGGCTCCCCCGTTTCGACGACCGAGATGGGCGACGTCATTCTGGAGGCGCTCGACGCCTCGCTCTAA
- a CDS encoding glycosyltransferase family 25 protein: MEGFIIHLARATARRAQVDQLIEALPFPAQAWPACDGSVPGALDGMRAEEALFQPKFPFALSNGEVACFESHRAIWRHIVDQKLPAAMVFEDDVGIDPDVFARAADLAQRHIAEHGYIQFQTRPVPSDATEITSDGTVKLLRPVVVPLRASAQMISRDAATALLQSAQSIDRPVDVLVQMFWETGVRPVVVSPSGVHDLPGPTTIQGKRGLAEKLNAEIQRPLFRRKMRQLSKKHG, from the coding sequence ATGGAAGGCTTCATCATTCACCTAGCCCGCGCCACGGCGCGCCGTGCGCAGGTCGATCAGTTGATCGAAGCGTTACCATTTCCCGCGCAAGCTTGGCCCGCCTGCGACGGATCTGTTCCGGGTGCGTTGGACGGGATGCGGGCGGAAGAAGCTCTATTTCAGCCCAAATTTCCCTTCGCCCTATCGAACGGGGAGGTCGCGTGTTTCGAAAGCCACCGCGCGATTTGGCGACATATCGTGGACCAGAAGTTACCGGCGGCGATGGTGTTTGAGGATGATGTCGGGATCGACCCGGACGTGTTCGCGAGGGCCGCTGACCTCGCGCAACGCCATATCGCCGAACATGGCTACATCCAGTTTCAAACCCGACCCGTGCCGAGTGATGCGACAGAGATCACGAGCGATGGCACAGTGAAGCTGTTGCGCCCTGTTGTCGTTCCGCTGCGCGCTTCGGCGCAAATGATCAGTCGGGACGCCGCGACAGCACTGTTGCAATCCGCGCAGAGCATCGATCGCCCGGTGGACGTTCTGGTGCAGATGTTTTGGGAGACCGGCGTTCGCCCGGTCGTCGTCAGCCCGTCAGGGGTTCATGATCTGCCGGGCCCTACGACCATTCAAGGCAAGCGCGGTTTGGCCGAAAAGCTGAACGCGGAAATTCAGCGCCCGCTATTTCGCAGAAAGATGCGCCAGCTCTCTAAAAAGCACGGCTAG